TTAGCTTTTAGAAAAAGTTATAGTTACATATATACTATTGTATTTGTAGAGTTACTTATCTATTAAGGATTTATGGTAAATATTTGTTGATAGAGTTAAAATTTGAGAGTATAGATTTCGTTACTaaactttatatttttatatttaaaaaattagtattattttaatatttttgtataacatgcatttattttatcaaataaataaggtgtaaattattaatattaatatcaaTCTATCAAATCAATCAGCCTGGAAAAATTTTCTCTAGTAGAATATAAGTTTTAGTAGTGCTAGGTGAGTTATTTTTTCTATAACTAAGTGCAACCAAATTTTTTCTAGAATATAAGTTTTATTGACCTAACAAAATTACTCATACAAAATGTGGgcataaattaaatatttcaaTCATGAACTTCTTCCCTTTTTTGTTGCTGCTACTGTAGCTattgtcaattttttttcttcttctctattttgcattttttctttttttattgtttctttttggtttttctcttctcttattgttttttttaagaaggaaaaactaataaaaaaaatagaaacataacaaaaagaagaaaatgaaaaatagaaaaaaaatgaactaaaaagaaggagaaaaagaaggaataggagaaacaaaaaatacaaaatttatatgttttttttacaaattttttatttttattttaaaaaagattttgtttttttcaaacgattattacaaaaaaaattatcctgcaaattgaaaaataaaaaaatacacaaaaatttATGAAGGTGAATACATAAACTTTGAAGTAGAATAATTGCATTgactaaataaaagaaaaacaaaaattcttAATTGCAAAATACAGAATTGtgttttaattatattatagatTTAGGGTGTATGCATGGtttatgaaaaattttaaagttttaggggttaaatttagtttataaacatttttatacatttaacacattaatattaattttaattttttaaaattatattttgttacgGCCTAGCCCAAAGGGAATCTGGGCCGACCCGACCCACTAACCACCCGACCAGAACGGTCGGGTGATGCGCTCATATCCGATCCGAACACGTGTCCGGGACAACTGGCCACCACAGCTCTGTGAGGAAACTTCGCAGAAGGAGGGTTCTGCCCTTGTGGGACCCACATCTGACATAGTATATAAGGGGAGGGTCCTACCcctcccccaaggtacgtcacacATTCCACCTAACCCATTTCTCACCTGCACACTACTGACTagagcatcggagtgtctttgcaggtgacacCCCCTCCTTCCACAACAAGAGCTCGGCTACCCGGCTGACCGGATCCCAGCACGATCGTGATCAAAGCATTCCCAGCTCCACAAACTCCACCCGAACCGTCCAGTAACCGTTCAacagaacattggcgccgtctgtggggacgtCTAAATGGAAGTCGTGCCGGGCTTTGGAGACCAAGGCCGAACAGCCGGCGCAGAGGGGGCAACCTCTGTTGCCTCACCGGGAGGGCGACGCAGGCCCCCCCAAAAACGCACCGAACCACGCACAAGGACGCGAGAGACGCGACCCTTTAGAGGAACTGGCAGTGACAGCGCCATAATAATGTAGGAGCTACGCCATAGGGTCCAGAACCTGGAATGACAACTAGCCGATCAAGAGCATGATCGATGAACCACCGATCCTAGCTACTCCCCGTCCCCTGAAAGCCGGGAGAGAGATTCCCACCGGAGTCGCCCCCGGCACGCCTCCGCCTCCAAAACGGAAGTGGAAAGCACCCGAGAAGATTCGCCCATCCCGAGAAGACGGAACGACACAATCATCTACTCCCGAGGCAAGGAAACGCGCCACACGGGACGAGATCGTGAAGATGGAGAAGGGAGCCTGTGAGGACACGGCAACCCGTGATAATGGGCGCCACCCCGTTCCATCGGTCCATCCTTGAGGTCCGGTTGCCGAAGCACTTCGAcaaaccaacggacatgaggtacgatgGAACCCAAGACCCTCTGGAACACCTCACGGCCTTCGAGGCTAGAATGAATCTGGAGGGAGTAGGAGACGAGGTGAGGTGCCGGGCCTTCCCGGTCACCCTGGTTGGACCTGTGATCCgatggtttaacggcctcccgCAGGGATCCATCTATGGGTTTTCAGACATCAGTCGTGCCTTCTTGGCTCAATTCACAACACGAATAGCAAAGGAAAAACACCCGATCAACCTGCTCGGGATAACCCAAAGGCCCGGGGAGCCgaccagaaaatacctggaCCGCTTCAATGACGAATGCTTGGAAATTGACGGTCTAACTGACTCGGTGGCCAGCCTCTGTCTGACGAACGGCCTCCTGAACGAGGACTTCCGAAAATACCTCACCACGAAACCGGTTTGGACGATGCACGAAATCCAAACGGTAGCTAAGGAATACATAAATGACGAGGAAGTCAGCCAGgtcgtggctgccaataaaCGTCACTCCAGCTACAATCAACCTAGGCAACAAGGTAACGGAGAGAGACAGAAAGAACAAGCCAAAGAGGGAGGGCCGAGCAAGGCACCCAGACCGTTTTCCCGGATCGGGAAATTCACCAACTACACTCCACTCACTCTCCCCATCATGGAAGTTTACCAGCAAATAGCCGAGAAAGGAATCTTGTCGAAGCCCCAACTACTCAAGGACCGTACGGGGGGAAACAAGAGCCTCTACTGTGACTACCACAAGGGCTATGGGCACCAAACACAGGACTGCTTTGACCTGAGGGATGCACTAGAGCAAGCCATAAGGGACGGTAAACTCTCAGAATTCTCCCATCTTATAAGGAAGTCGAGGAGGTGACATCGCGACCAAGACGAGGAAGGCAAGACCCGGTCGGCAAAGCGGCGACAAGAGCCAGAAGACAAAGACCATGGTCTCACCGTGATAAACGTAGTAACCGCCAAAAACACCGCACCAAGGTCGAGATCGGCGCACAAGAAAGACGCCAACATCCTGGCGGTCTCTTCCGTGCCGATGTTAAGCTCTAAGAAGCCCCCATCTATTTCCTTCGGCCTAGAAGATCAGTGGTTCGACGAGGCCCCTGAAAATCCACCCATGGTCATCACGGCCAGGGTGGGAACAGGCCTCGTAAAACGAATCCTTGTTGACACAGGGGCGGACTCGAACATTATGTTCCGCAATGTGTTCGACGCACTGGGATTAAGGGACGCCGACCTATCGACTCATCAGCACGGGGTCATCGGGTtaggcgaccacttcatcaagCCAGATGGAGTAATATCCTTGCCGATTTTCGTGGGACAGGCCCAAGGCCGAAGATCGGCAATGGCTGAGTTCGTTGTTCTCTGAGATTCCACGgcctacaacatcatcttgGGCAGGAAGACGATTAACGATGTTGAAGCAATAATCAACACAAAGCTACTAGTCATGAAGTTTATTACCGATGACGGATCTATAGGGTCCATAAGGGGAGACCTAGAAACGGCGGTCGCTTGcgacaacgccagcctctccCTAAGGAAGAAATCTAAAGAGGCGTCGGGGGTGTTCTTGGCTGACCTAGACGCTAGGGTAGACGACAAGCCCAGACCAGAACCAGAGGGGGACCTGGAAAAATTCAGGGTCAGTGAAACGGAGGAAAAGTTCACGTTTGTCAATAGAAACCTCCCACATGAATTGAAGGAGCCTCTGGTAGAAATGATCAGGGCCAATGGGGATTTGTTCGCTTGGACACcggccgacatgccgggcatataCCCCGAAGTCATGTCACACCACCTGGCCGTCAAGTCGGAAGCACGCCCGGTAGCCCAACAGAGGAGAAAGATGTCACGGGAGAGGGCGGAGGAGGTGGCCAGGCAGACGGccagcctcctagaagcaggtTTCATACGAGAACTAGACTACTCGACCTGGCTCTCGAATGTAGTTCTGGTAAAGAAGCACAGCgttaaatggagaatgtgcatagactaCTCAGACCTTAACAAGGCATGCCCTAAAGATTGTTTCCCCCTCCCCAACATAGACGCACTCGTCGACGCGGCGGCGGGCTACCGGTATTTGAGCTTTATGGATGCCTACTTCGGCtacaatcagataccgatgcaccgatCTGACGAGGACAAGACAGCATTTATAACGCCTGGGGGAACCTTCTGTTATAAGGTGATGCCGTTCGGCCTAAAAAACGTGGGGGCAacataccaaaggctgatgaacaaaatATTCCGCGACCTCATAGGCAAGACGGTGGAAGTCTATGTAGACGACATCCTTGCAAAAACTACGCGACCCGACGACCTCCTGAATGACCTGGCAAATGTATTCGCGTCTCTCCGACAACACGGCATGAAGCTTAATCCCCTCAAATGTGCTTTTGCTATGGAAGTTGGAAAGTTCCTAGGGTTCATGATAACCCAAAGGGGGGTAGAAGCTAACCCTGagaaatgccaagcgatactccaGATGAAGAGCCCGGGTTGTATCAAGGACGTCCAGAGATTGGCAGGGCGACTAACCTCGTTATCCCATTTTCTCGGAGCTTCGGCAACAAAAGCCCTACCCTTTTTTAACCTCATGAGGAAAGAGATAGCGTTTGAATGGACGCCCGCATGCGAGGAAGCTTTTagacacttcaaggaaatcctggCGGCACCCCCTGTGCTCGGGAAGCCAAAGGACGGGGAGCCGTTATACCTATATCTCGCCATAACAGGAGAAGTCCTGGCCGCGGTTTTGGTACGAGAAGAAGGAAGGGCTCAACAGCCAGTCTATTTCGTGAGCAGAGCCCTACAAGGGGCTGAACTAAGGTACATCAAATTGAAAAAGCTAGCTTTGGCACTCTTGACCTCTTCACGGAGGTTAAAACAATATTTCCAAGGTCACCGGATTGTCGTAAGGACGGACCAAGGAATCCGACAAGTACTCCAAAAACCCGATTTGGCGGGAAGgatgatgacttggtccattGAACTTTCCCAATATGACGTACGGTACGAACTCCGGTAAGCGATCAAGGCGCAAGCGATGGCTGACTTCCTGGTAGAAGTGACGGGGGATCCAACCAAAGAGACACgcacacggtggaagctccacgTGGACGGAGCCTCCAATCAGACGTCCGGGGGCGCCGGGATCATCCTGGAAAGCCCAGCCAAGGTCATATACGAACAGTCGATCAAGTTCGAATTTCCCGtctcgaacaaccaagcagaatacgaagcctTCATAGGGGGCTTAGCCCTAGCAATGGAAGTTGGAGCGACAAGGTTGGAAATATGCAGCGATTCACAAGTCGTCACCTCCCAAGTAAacgggagctaccaagccagaGACTCAGTATTACAAAAGTACTTGGAGAAAGTCAAGGATTTGAGCCAGAAGTTTGAGGAGGTCATGATCCACCACGTTCCaagagaaaggaacacacgggcGGATCTCCTATCAAAATTGGCTAGCACCAAACCGGGAGAAGGTAACCGATCTCTCATCCAAGGTATGATGAGGGAGCCGGCGGTCAAGGATAAGCCCCTCATGGTTGGACCCCATCACCAGCTTCTTAGAAAATGGCAAACTCCCCGACGACGAAAAAGACGCCAAGAAACTGAGAAGGGAAGCGGCCAAGTACGCGATCATCCAGGGTCAGCTGTTTAGGAAAGGACTCAACCAGCCCCTATTGAAATGTCTACACCCCGACCAAATGGACAacgtcctcagggaagtccaTGAAGGATGTTGCGGACATCACATAGGGGGTAAGGCCCTAGCAAGAAAATTAATCCGAGCTGGATACTATTGGCCATCAATGATGGCAGACTCTAAAGAATTTGTTAGAAAGTGCGTCAAGTGTCAAGAGAACGCCAATTTCCACAGGGCACCGGCCTCCGAGCTAAGCTTGTTAACGTCTTCCCGGCCATTCTCACAGTGGGGAGTCGACCTCTTGGGGCCCTTCCCGGttggttgatgagcggataatttatacgctttttggcattgtttttagtatgttttagttagtttttagtatatttttattagtttttagttaaaattcacttttctggactttactatgagtttgtgtgtttttctgtgatttcaggtattttctggctgaaattgagggaccttagcaaaaatctgattcagaggctgaaaaggactgcagatgttattggattctgacctccctgcactcgaagtagattttttagagctacagaagcccaattggcgtgctctcaacagcgttggaaagtagacatcctgggctttcaagcaatatataatagtccatatttgcctgagatttgatggcccaaaccggcgttccaaatcagctcaaaactgcccggcgttaaacgtcagaactggcacaagaatgggagttaaacgcccaaactggcacaaaagctggcgtttaactccaagagaagtctctacacgaaaatgcttcaatgctcagcccaagcacacaccaagtgggcccggaagtggatttttatgtcatttactcatctttgtaaaccctaggctactagttctttacaaataggaccttttgctattgtattttaaaaaaaaaatcttttgatcatgtttttatgattgaaccctctttgggaggctggcctcacggccatgcctagaccttgttcttatgtattttcaacggtggagtttctacacaccatagattaaggtgtggagctctgctgtacctcgagtattaatgcaattactattgttcttctattcaattcagcttgttcttgttctaagatatcacttgttcttcaacttgatgactgtgatgatccgtgacactcatcatcattctcacctatgaacgtgtgcctgacaaccacctccgttccaccttagattgagtggatatctcttggatccctcaatcgaaatcttcgtggtataagctagaattgatggcggcattcaagagaatctggaaggtctaaaccttgtctgtggtattctgagtaggattcaaggattgaatgactgtgacaagcttcaaactcctgaaggctgggcgttagtgacagacgcaaaagaatcactggattctattccaacctgattgagaaccgacagatgattagccgtgctgtgacagagcgcgttgaacattttcactgagaggacgggattgtagccactgacaacggtgatgcccaacatacaacttgccatggaaaggagtaagaaggattgcatgaagacagtagaaaagcagagagacggaagggacaaagcatctccacacgcttatctgaaattctcaccaatgaattacataagtatctctatctttgttttatgttttattcatatatcctccataaccatttgagtttgcctgactgagatttacaaggtgaccatagcttgcttcataccaacaatctccgtgggatcgacccttactcgcgtaaggtttattacttggacgacccagtgcacttgctggttagttgtgcgaagttgtgataaagagttgagattgcaattgagcgtaccatgttgatggcgccattgttgatcacaatttcgtgcaccaagtttttggcaccgttgccggggattgtttgagtttggacaactgacggttcatcttgttgcttagattaggtattttttttcagagttcttaagaatgaattctagtgtttcaaggtgatgttcttatcatcaccaaagctgattgattctcatcaatttagctcttgaatgcaatgtcctgctgaagcttggctagccatgtctaatttctttagactaaagctttagactaacattgcatgattcctggaattctgatgagcggataatttgtacgctttttggcattgtttttagtatgtttttagtagtttgagttgagtttttagtatatttttattattttttagttaaaattcacttttctggactttactatgagtttgtgtgtttttctgtgatttcaggtattttctggctgaaattgagggacctgagcaaaaatctgattcagagactgaaaaggactacagatgctgttggattctgacctccctgcactcgaagtggattttctggagctacagaagcccaattggcgcgctctcaacggcgttggaaagtagacatcctgggctttccagaaatatataatagtccatactttgcccaagatttgatggcccaaaccggcgttcaaagtcaccttcagatttcctagcgttaaacgccggaactggcacctaaatgggagttaaacgcccaaactggcataaaagctggcgtttaacttcaagaagagtctctacacgaaaatgcttcattgctcagcctaagcacacaccaagtgggcccggaagtggatttttatgtcatttactcatctctgtacaccctaggctactagttctctatatataggaccttttactattgtatttgaaatCTTTCAATCGgaggatcttttgatcatgctttgatgattaaaccctctttgggggaggctggccattcggccatgcctagaccttgttcttatgtattttcaacggtggagtttctacacaccatagattaaggtgtggagctttgctgtacctcgagtattaatgcaattactattgttcttctattcaattccgcttgttctttgtccaagatatcacttgttcttcaacttgatgaatgtgatgatccgtgacactcatcatcattctcacctatgaacaaggtgactgacaaccacttttgttctacaagcaatcaaggctctagtgaatatctcttggattcctgatacacgatgcatggttgatcgcctgacaaccgagtgctcgcctgacaaacgagccagccattccgtgagatcagagtcttcgtggtataggcaagaactgatggcggcattcaagagaatccggaaggtctaaccttgtctgtggtattctgagtaggattcaatgattgaatgactgtgacgtgtttcaaactcctagcaggcggggcgttagtgacagacgcaaaagaatcgatggattctattccggcctgaccgagaaccgacagctgattagccatatgctgtgacagagcataggaacattttcactgagaggatgggaggtagccactgacaacggtgaaaccctacataagcttgccatggaaaggagtaagaaggattggatgaagatagtaggaaagcagagagacggaagggaaggcatctctatacgcttatctgaagttcctaccaatgaattacataagtacctctatctttatctttatgctttattcgtatatcactatacccatttgagtctgcctgactaagatttacaaggtgaccatagcttgcttcataccaacaatctccgtgggatcgacccttactcgcgtaaggtttattacttggacgacccagtgcacttgctggttagttgtgcaaagttgtgtagtgatcacaatttcgcgcaccaagtttttggcgccgttgccggggattgttttgtgtatggacaactgacggttcatcttgttgcttagattaggtatttttttttcttcagaattcttaagaatgaattctagtgtttcatgatgatctgttgaagtctggctggctgtaaagccatgtctaatcttattggaccgaggtttcaactgatcatcacaagagcttgttgatttctatcaatcttgctattggagcaatgatctgctaaagcttggctggccattggccatgtctagtgttttggaccgaagctttctttgaaagcttggctagctgtgaagccatgtctaattcctggaccggagtcttagactagcattgcaatgattcctggaatccaaactgagaattctgaaacctttattttctattttcatataattttcgaaaaagcacaaaaaaatttacaaaatcataaaaaccaaaaatattttatgtttcttgtttaagtttagtgtctaattttaagtttggtgtcttgcatgtattgtttatttgatcttggttctattttcaagtcaatagtacagggaactgaagattcagaacatgcagcagaggaattacacagaaaaagctgggcgttcaaaacgcccagtgaagaaggacagactggcgtttaaacgccagccagggtacctggttgggcgtttaacgcccaaaaaggtagcattttgggcgttaaacgccagaatggacaccattctgggcgtttaacgccaggatggcacaagggggaggattttgttttcaattcaatttttttcaagttttcaaagtttttcaaaatcaaatctttttcaaatcatatcttttcaatcaaatgttttcaaaattaatttctttcctttttcaaagatacttgctaacaattaatgatttgattgaacatttcaagtatgttgccttttctgttgagaaaggtttaatgtttgaatcatatcttttcttgatagccaagttattaattttaaaaatcaaatctttttaaacttgttttcaaatcatattttctcaatcacattttttttaaccaatcatatcttcttaacctcatctttttcaaaatagttttcaatcaaatctttttgacttctaatttcaaaatctttttcaaaaatcacttgattccttttccactgtgagttttcgaaaattatcaatcaatttttcaaagtgattttaaaaactttttaattaattttcgaaaattctcttcccctcttcccacatccttctatttatggagtaccactccttctcaatgcacaattcgaactctatctgattaagttcgaattttctacctctgtcttctattttttttttcctctgacacctcaaggaatctctatactgtgacatagaggattccacattttcttgttctcttctctttcatatgagcaggagcagagacaaaggcattcttgttgaagctgaccctgaacctgaaaggaccttgaagcgaaagctaagagaagctaaggcacaattctctatagaggactggtgcgcgaaattgtgaacaatacttttcacaactctcataatccccggtcatgaactccaaaaacttggtagttcaattccatggcattacacaacttcgcacaactaaccagcaagtgcactgggtcgtccaagtaataccttacgtgagtaagggtcgatcccacggagattgttagtatgaagcaagctatggtcatcttgcaaatcttagtcaggcagactcaaatgtttatggtgatgaacgaaaataacataaagataaagatagagatacttatgtaattcattggtaggaacttcagataagcgcatgaagatgccttcccttccgtctctctgctttcctactgtcttcatccaatccttcttactcctttccatggcaagctcgtgtagggtttcaccgttgtcaatggctacctcccatcctctcagtgaaagcgattgcatatgctctgtcacagcatagcggaattcagctgtcggttctcggtcaggccggaataaaatccattgattcttttgcgtctgtcactaacgccccgcctgctaggagtttgaagcacgtcacagtcattcagtcattgaatcctactcagaataccacagacaagattagaccttccggattctcttgaatgctgccatcaggtcctgcctataccacgaagattccgattaaagaatccaagagatattcactagagccttggttgcttgtagaacaagaatggttgtcagtcaccttgttcatgagtgagaatgatgatgagtgtcaatcatcaccttcatcaagttgaagaacaagtgatatcttggacaaagaacaagcggaattgaatagaagaacaatagtaattgcattaatactcgaggtacagcagagctccacaccttaatctatggtgtgtagaaactccaccgttgaaaatacataagcataaggtctaggcatggccgaatggccagcctcccaatgatctaagatagcataaaacgaagatagctaccaaagtctacagatacaatagtaaaaggtcctacttatagataactagtagcctaaggtgtacaaagatgagtaaatgacataaaaatccacttacgggcccacttggtgtgtgcttgggctgagcaatgaagcaatttcgtgtagagactcttcttggagttaaacgccagcttttatgccagtttgggcgtttaactcccatttaggtgccagttccggcgtttaacgctggaatttctgagggtgactttgaacgccggtttgggccatcaaatcttgggcaaagtatggactatcatatatttctggaaagcccaggatgtctactttccaacgccgttgagagcgcgccaattgggtatctgtagctccagaaaatccacttcgagtacagggaggtcagaatccaacagcatctgcagtccttttgagtctctggatcagatttttgctcaggtccctcaatttcagccagaaaatacctgaaatcacagaaaaacacacaaa
This sequence is a window from Arachis stenosperma cultivar V10309 chromosome 10, arast.V10309.gnm1.PFL2, whole genome shotgun sequence. Protein-coding genes within it:
- the LOC130957458 gene encoding uncharacterized protein LOC130957458, which produces MRYDGTQDPLEHLTAFEARMNLEGVGDEVRCRAFPVTLVGPVIRWFNGLPQGSIYGFSDISRAFLAQFTTRIAKEKHPINLLGITQRPGEPTRKYLDRFNDECLEIDGLTDSVASLCLTNGLLNEDFRKYLTTKPVWTMHEIQTVAKEYINDEEVSQVVAANKRHSSYNQPRQQGNGERQKEQAKEGGPSKAPRPFSRIGKFTNYTPLTLPIMEVYQQIAEKGILSKPQLLKDRTGGNKSLYCDYHKGYGHQTQDCFDLRDALEQAIRDGKLSEFSHLIRKSRR